The DNA region AGGGCGAGGCTAAAGCCACTATAGTCATGGATTTTTGCACTGATGTGGTGCAGGTGAGTTGTATTACACCGAAATGTTATACAAAATCAGAAGTAATCTGAATTATTCTATTTCAGAATCCCAAACGTGGTCGTTTTTGCTTCGAACTCCGCATGACAACGGGCCATAAATCCTTCACCCTGGCTGCCGAGAACGAGCAGGACTTTAAGGACTGGCTGAGCAAAATCTCCTCGGTTTTGGCCCAGAATCGTGCCCAAGAGGAGAAGCGAAATGCTTCGCTGGAGCGTCAGCCCTCCATCAGTTCGAATCCAAGCCCTCAACTGCAACCGCCAGCAATGGAACCCCAAATCTTTGGTACCCTCAAGGGTTTAGATCAATCGCTGCACCCTCAACTGATGAAGTACGGAAGGGAAACGGATCACTCGATTGCGTTGGCCAGGAGGGAACAGCGGCGTCGGTTATTCGCCTGCTATCAGTCGCCAGCCAAGAGCAGTGGCAGTGATAATGTGGAGCAGTATCGAGAGCACTTTGGCACACGGCTGCTGCTCACCTGCCACAACCTGCGCTTCCGGCTGCAGTGCATCCCACAGGACGAGAGCTCGGCGTCTGGTGTCGAGCAGCAAGTGGAGCCCTATATCACCAGCCTGGCCCTGTACGATGCCAAGGCGAATCGAAAGTTGAGCGAGAACTTTTACTTTAACGTTAATGAGCAGTGGGCAGCCCAGCTATTACCGAATACCCCAGTTCCTTCATCTGTGGCCGGTTGTGGAGTTCCTAGAAAGTCAGCGGATAGCGATGAGAGGAACTCCTCCTCCCAGGCACCTCACTCCCTGTTCGATGGAGTCTCCGCCGAGTTGCTACGAGCGAATCGCCAGCAATTTCAGCAACTCAGGCAGTGTCTGCTTTCCGTTACAGCTCCACATGCCGATATCTATTTGGTTGGTGTATCATTTACGTTATCTAAATCACATATTGATAATAACTTTCATCTAACAGGTGGTGAGAGTGGAAAAACTCCTGCAATCTGGAATAGCTCAGGCTGCTGAGCCCTATCTAAAAGCAGGCAAGGATCCCAAGTTGGGTCAGAAAGTCTACAAGGCGGCAAAGAACTGCGCTCATCACATTGGGCATTATAGACAACCATTTGCCTGGGCAGCAAGACCTCTGTTCAAGCAGTACAGCCACGAATTGGATGTAGATCCCAAAAAGGAGTTTGAATTCAGTCCCATTTACCGACAGGAATTACCTAAGCTGAAGGATGATGAACTCCTAAAGCTATTGGTCGATTTTCGCAAGCCCGAGAAACTGAGCAAACTAACCATCATTCCTGGTAGCCTGAAGATGCAGATGCAGTTCCTGGACCAAACCACACCCTGTGGCTTGAGTAAATCCCTGGCTCCTTTGTCTACCTATAATCCATCTTCCAAGCAATCGCCCACTATTGAATTGGCCGAGTTCCAGAGCCAAAGTGAACGGGATGCGCATCCCTATACGAGTTTCTGCAACCACCTCTATGTGTATCCATTGAGTTTGCAATTTGACagccaaaaattattttcacgAGCGAGGAACATCACGGTGGTGGTGGAGCTGCGCGATGGAGATGGGGAGTACAGCAAACCTTTGAAGGTTAGAagacaatttattttatattatttatatttaaaattcctTATGCATTTCCCTTATTGCAGTGCATCTATGGTCGCCCTGGCCAGGATCTGTTGGTATCCCAGATAGCCTGTCCAGTGCTTCATCACAATGTGACTCCTACGTGGTACGAGGAGATCAAACTACGACTTCCTTTGGGTCTGTTTCCGGAACATCACCTGCTTTTTTCCTTTTACCATGTGTCCTGCAACCTAAGCAAGAAAAGGGAAGCAAATGCGGCTTTTGAGACACCCATTGGTTATGCCTGGCTGCCATTGCTCCAGAAGAACCGAATTTGTCTGGAGGAACAGCAGCTGCCTGTGGCTGCCACCTTGCCAGTGGGCTATCTTTCGATTCAACCCTTGGGATGGGGCAAGGGGGTAAGTTATAGACGTTGTGTGCTTCGCAAAGCCGTTCATCAACTCATGAATTGTTTGTTTTGTCTCTTACCCAACATACCTTACCCAACATACATCCATTCATTCCCCGACTTGCCAACTAACCTGTGCTCTCTCTCTGTGTTTTTTTCTCCGCACTGATCTGCATGCTTactgcaccaccaccaccaccacccaaaACCCTCCCTTGGCTGCCTACAAACCCTTCCAATTTCTCAGCAGAACTGCGGTCCGGATATCCAGTGGATCGATAATCAGAGGAATCTCTATACGGTGGGCTTGCGTCTGGACTCCACGGTTCTTACGGCCGATCAGCACTTGCATAACTTTTTTGGACACTGTGAGAGATTGCTGGAGGGCGGGAAAACTGGAGCCGTGCcggcggaaacggaaacgtGCAAGATTTTGAAAGCAGCCCATGCCATCGATATGAAATCGTTGATAAACTATTTACCTACGCTTCTGAATGAGCTCTTCACCTTGCTGGTTCACACTCAATCCGAGGAAATAGGCTTGAATGTCATCCGATTGATAACGAACATTATCCATTTGATAAGCGATCAGGCCAAGAGACCCGATCTATTGGCAGCCTATGTGAAATACGTATTCCATGCACCCTACTACAGCCAACAAACAGCCAGACAGAGGACTGTCCATGGAGAACTGTGCAGGCACTTGCCCTACCTCCTGAATCCCAGCAATCCCGATTTCCTGATCGTTAACAAATTCATGAGATACTCCTCGATATTCTTCGATCTGATTGTGAAGAGCATGGCTCAACATTTGTTGGCCACCGGCAGGATTCGAATGCTGCGCAACGAGCGGTTTCCCAAGGAGTACGCCGATCGGGTGGAGCAGTTGATCAAGGTATTAATGCCGTACATAACCACTCGATATGAGGACTTGGGCGAGGAGACGCATCTGCTGAATCGCTCCCTAGCTAAATTTGTGCGCCAGTGCCTGAGTTACATGGACAGAGGATTTGTCTTTCGCTTGATTCGTTGTTATATGGCTGATTTTTCGCCTGGTAATACGCGGATACTTCACGAATACAAGTTTAACTTTCTGCAGGAGATCTGTCAGCATGAGCACTATGTACCCCTTAATCTGCCTTTTGTTTTAAATCCGAAGAACAGACCGCCTGAGATGATGCAGCACTTCACTTTGTCCGAGCAGTTCTGCAGGCAGCATTTCCTATCGGGTTTGCTTCTTCAGGAACTGAAGAGTAGTCTCAATGAAATTGGCCATGTGAGGCGTCATGCTCTGGGAATCTTCAAGGATCTGCTGGCCAAACACGAGTTGGACAACCGATATCAGCAGAGGGGTCAGCTCTCGAGGATTGCCCTACTCTATGTTCCATGGCTGGGCGTTGTAATGGACAACATCCATCGGATTGATGACCTTTCTGAGTCTGGAGCTTGTACGCCCAATGGACATGTTTATGCGGACTCCGCCTCCTATACCAAGCGCTTGAGTTGTTCCAGTAGCTATGTGTTTAGCAAGGACTCCTCCACTTTTGGCTCTCTGACGTCCACTCCGCGTTCGAAGAACCGACTGACCCTGCACTGCGATCAGCCGAGTCCTTACCGCACCTCGGTTCACATCAAGGAGCACAACTACCTGGCTGCCATTGCTGGGCAGCCGATTAGCAATGGCATCTCGAATCTCTCACTAAATTCGAATACGGATTCGGGGGTGAGTCCTTGGTTTAGTCCATTAAATCCAAGTGAGCCCCCTACTAACATGCGTTCTCATTTTCAGCACTCTCAGGACACGACCACAATTGGAGCCTACACCAATGGAGATGCAGATGTGGCCCTGCGAAATGGACACAATCGCTCGGTGAGCGTAACCCACGCACAGATCCTTTCCCGCTGCGATAAATTCAGCTCGGCGGAGAGCAAGGACCTGCTCCTGGGCTTCTTGTTCATCATCAAGCA from Drosophila subpulchrella strain 33 F10 #4 breed RU33 chromosome 2L, RU_Dsub_v1.1 Primary Assembly, whole genome shotgun sequence includes:
- the LOC119548719 gene encoding dedicator of cytokinesis protein 9 isoform X10, translated to MERKFTRGLNKLGSAVQMRENVSQLVRESAVLMNCTGRYQRSLSIANKPLVVEPIDFEAFIAKNKTVIQNDPQRELLIYPADDVSEIIMPRKLRTNAKSVADRFDPPNEAIVCPLHGPSIISNGNGHSQVSRQGSIQSNGSHHNGNGHTSSSSSSSLTNSNGHGQLSRKSSQCSNGSSSHKDSSYESALSSITLRSNLAQPEEVDEFADDGHGEDLVDGQPHGSRAECTRFTRQALYTYRAKNHLIHYKYNAYGGNCHDLPSVSPAEELLEEVYEIDADQDRIDEQMTRSQADTITKQGYLLKGPDSASDRMFANIGNKSFKRRYCYLRQEIDGTYILELHKDEKQGEAKATIVMDFCTDVVQNPKRGRFCFELRMTTGHKSFTLAAENEQDFKDWLSKISSVLAQNRAQEEKRNASLERQPSISSNPSPQLQPPAMEPQIFGTLKGLDQSLHPQLMKYGRETDHSIALARREQRRRLFACYQSPAKSSGSDNVEQYREHFGTRLLLTCHNLRFRLQCIPQDESSASGVEQQVEPYITSLALYDAKANRKLSENFYFNVNEQWAAQLLPNTPVPSSVAGCGVPRKSADSDERNSSSQAPHSLFDGVSAELLRANRQQFQQLRQCLLSVTAPHADIYLVVRVEKLLQSGIAQAAEPYLKAGKDPKLGQKVYKAAKNCAHHIGHYRQPFAWAARPLFKQYSHELDVDPKKEFEFSPIYRQELPKLKDDELLKLLVDFRKPEKLSKLTIIPGSLKMQMQFLDQTTPCGLSKSLAPLSTYNPSSKQSPTIELAEFQSQSERDAHPYTSFCNHLYVYPLSLQFDSQKLFSRARNITVVVELRDGDGEYSKPLKCIYGRPGQDLLVSQIACPVLHHNVTPTWYEEIKLRLPLGLFPEHHLLFSFYHVSCNLSKKREANAAFETPIGYAWLPLLQKNRICLEEQQLPVAATLPVGYLSIQPLGWGKGQNCGPDIQWIDNQRNLYTVGLRLDSTVLTADQHLHNFFGHCERLLEGGKTGAVPAETETCKILKAAHAIDMKSLINYLPTLLNELFTLLVHTQSEEIGLNVIRLITNIIHLISDQAKRPDLLAAYVKYVFHAPYYSQQTARQRTVHGELCRHLPYLLNPSNPDFLIVNKFMRYSSIFFDLIVKSMAQHLLATGRIRMLRNERFPKEYADRVEQLIKVLMPYITTRYEDLGEETHLLNRSLAKFVRQCLSYMDRGFVFRLIRCYMADFSPGNTRILHEYKFNFLQEICQHEHYVPLNLPFVLNPKNRPPEMMQHFTLSEQFCRQHFLSGLLLQELKSSLNEIGHVRRHALGIFKDLLAKHELDNRYQQRGQLSRIALLYVPWLGVVMDNIHRIDDLSESGACTPNGHVYADSASYTKRLSCSSSYVFSKDSSTFGSLTSTPRSKNRLTLHCDQPSPYRTSVHIKEHNYLAAIAGQPISNGISNLSLNSNTDSGHSQDTTTIGAYTNGDADVALRNGHNRSVSVTHAQILSRCDKFSSAESKDLLLGFLFIIKHLSQDQMVGWWQNCNESETLQFLSILDLCLLQFRYVGKKSVVITPDTRQGRSAKANTLPARTQPPTGLENGNQEQLPNSGTLNQTREHLLEDMDTLARSQLALYESNLATEVGMIILDCLGMYVLQFRQLLADSLILPKVARVYLRFLQLGQSERLSKHVFAALRAFINNYAVALFKGNAMLCGQMVYELLKACDSRLVEIRHESCAVLYLLMRSNFEFSGRKALTRVHLQVIISVSQMIGNVIGLNNARFQESLSIINSYANSDKAMKGTGFPMEVKDLTRRVRTVLMATAQMQAHHMDPERLLELQYSLANSYASTPELRHTWLVTMARNHEQNGNLSEAACCHLHIAALMCEYLRLKGGCTLSWSSTAFKKISTNIPRDEQGLKLDAGAQDSQYTEQMLLEQLKQCADFLDRAERFECLGELYKLILPMYERDRSFLDLAHCYEHLTQAYNKIVEVNRSGKRMLGRFYRVVFYGMMYFEEDHAIEYVYKEPKLTSLSEISERLGKQYKDKFGADVVKMIMDSSPVKVDELDAKLAYIQVTHVIPFFSKDELDQRLNEFEQNHDVDTFMYETPFTKSGAARGSVEEQWKRKTVIKTQYSFPYVLKRIPVKSREIIELSPIEVAIDEMQSKVSELEEIILPPADVKKLQLRLQGSVAVTVNAGPLAYAHAFLDAKVVNNFSLDRVADLKDVFRDFIVVCQKALFLNERIISADQKEYHHVLKENYEKLCQALRPYFVEQNTSNNTHHHSSHINTQNSTHHS
- the LOC119548719 gene encoding dedicator of cytokinesis protein 9 isoform X1 produces the protein MERKFTRGLNKLGSAVQMRENVSQLVRESAVLMNCTGRYQRSLSIANKPLVVEPIDFEAFIAKNKTVIQNDPQRELLIYPADDVSEIIMPRKLRTNAKSVADRFDPPNEAIVCPLHGPSIISNGNGHSQVSRQGSIQSNGSHHNGNGHTSSSSSSSLTNSNGHGQLSRKSSQCSNGSSSHKDSSYESALSSITLRSNLAQPEEVDEFADDGHGEDLVDGQPHGSRAECTRFTRQALYTYRAKNHLIHYKYNAYGGNCHDLPSVSPAEELLEEVYEIDADQDRIDEQMTRSQADTITKQGYLLKGPDSASDRMFANIGNKSFKRRYCYLRQEIDGTYILELHKDEKQGEAKATIVMDFCTDVVQNPKRGRFCFELRMTTGHKSFTLAAENEQDFKDWLSKISSVLAQNRAQEEKRNASLERQPSISSNPSPQLQPPAMEPQIFGTLKGLDQSLHPQLMKYGRETDHSIALARREQRRRLFACYQSPAKSSGSDNVEQYREHFGTRLLLTCHNLRFRLQCIPQDESSASGVEQQVEPYITSLALYDAKANRKLSENFYFNVNEQWAAQLLPNTPVPSSVAGCGVPRKSADSDERNSSSQAPHSLFDGVSAELLRANRQQFQQLRQCLLSVTAPHADIYLVVRVEKLLQSGIAQAAEPYLKAGKDPKLGQKVYKAAKNCAHHIGHYRQPFAWAARPLFKQYSHELDVDPKKEFEFSPIYRQELPKLKDDELLKLLVDFRKPEKLSKLTIIPGSLKMQMQFLDQTTPCGLSKSLAPLSTYNPSSKQSPTIELAEFQSQSERDAHPYTSFCNHLYVYPLSLQFDSQKLFSRARNITVVVELRDGDGEYSKPLKCIYGRPGQDLLVSQIACPVLHHNVTPTWYEEIKLRLPLGLFPEHHLLFSFYHVSCNLSKKREANAAFETPIGYAWLPLLQKNRICLEEQQLPVAATLPVGYLSIQPLGWGKGQNCGPDIQWIDNQRNLYTVGLRLDSTVLTADQHLHNFFGHCERLLEGGKTGAVPAETETCKILKAAHAIDMKSLINYLPTLLNELFTLLVHTQSEEIGLNVIRLITNIIHLISDQAKRPDLLAAYVKYVFHAPYYSQQTARQRTVHGELCRHLPYLLNPSNPDFLIVNKFMRYSSIFFDLIVKSMAQHLLATGRIRMLRNERFPKEYADRVEQLIKVLMPYITTRYEDLGEETHLLNRSLAKFVRQCLSYMDRGFVFRLIRCYMADFSPGNTRILHEYKFNFLQEICQHEHYVPLNLPFVLNPKNRPPEMMQHFTLSEQFCRQHFLSGLLLQELKSSLNEIGHVRRHALGIFKDLLAKHELDNRYQQRGQLSRIALLYVPWLGVVMDNIHRIDDLSESGACTPNGHVYADSASYTKRLSCSSSYVFSKDSSTFGSLTSTPRSKNRLTLHCDQPSPYRTSVHIKEHNYLAAIAGQPISNGISNLSLNSNTDSGHSQDTTTIGAYTNGDADVALRNGHNRSVSVTHAQILSRCDKFSSAESKDLLLGFLFIIKHLSQDQMVGWWQNCNESETLQFLSILDLCLLQFRYVGKKSVVITPDTRQGRSAKANTLPARTQPPTGLENGNQEQLPNSGTLNQTREHLLEDMDTLARSQLALYESNLATEVGMIILDCLGMYVLQFRQLLADSLILPKVARVYLRFLQLGQSERLSKHVFAALRAFINNYAVALFKGNAMLCGQMVYELLKACDSRLVEIRHESCAVLYLLMRSNFEFSGRKALTRVHLQVIISVSQMIGNVIGLNNARFQESLSIINSYANSDKAMKGTGFPMEVKDLTRRVRTVLMATAQMQAHHMDPERLLELQYSLANSYASTPELRHTWLVTMARNHEQNGNLSEAACCHLHIAALMCEYLRLKGGCTLSWSSTAFKKISTNIPRDEQGLKLDAGAQDSQYTEQMLLEQLKQCADFLDRAERFECLGELYKLILPMYERDRSFLDLAHCYEHLTQAYNKIVEVNRSGKRMLGRFYRVVFYGMMYFEEDHAIEYVYKEPKLTSLSEISERLGKQYKDKFGADVVKMIMDSSPVKVDELDAKLAYIQVTHVIPFFSKDELDQRLNEFEQNHDVDTFMYETPFTKSGAARGSVEEQWKRKTVIKTQYSFPYVLKRIPVKSREIIELSPIEVAIDEMQSKVSELEEIILPPADVKKLQLRLQGSVAVTVNAGPLAYAHAFLDAKVVNNFSLDRVADLKDVFRDFIVVCQKALFLNERIISADQKEYHHVLKENYEKLCQALSELLDDESFQPLGDDADSINQRNSMALFNAISGASNNSRPYFVEQNTSNNTHHHSSHINTQNSTHHS
- the LOC119548719 gene encoding dedicator of cytokinesis protein 9 isoform X8, with amino-acid sequence MERKFTRGLNKLGSAVQMRENVSQLVRESAVLMNCTGRYQRSLSIANKPLVVEPIDFEAFIAKNKTVIQNDPQRELLIYPADDVSEIIMPRKLRTNAKSVADRFDPPNEAIVCPLHGPSIISNGNGHSQVSRQGSIQSNGSHHNGNGHTSSSSSSSLTNSNGHGQLSRKSSQCSNGSSSHKDSSYESALSSITLRSNLAQPEEVDEFADDGHGEDLVDGQPHGSRAECTRFTRQALYTYRAKNHLIHYKYNAYGGNCHDLPSVSPAEELLEEVYEIDADQDRIDEQMTRSQADTITKQGYLLKGPDSASDRMFANIGNKSFKRRYCYLRQEIDGTYILELHKDEKQGEAKATIVMDFCTDVVQNPKRGRFCFELRMTTGHKSFTLAAENEQDFKDWLSKISSVLAQNRAQEEKRNASLERQPSISSNPSPQLQPPAMEPQIFGTLKGLDQSLHPQLMKYGRETDHSIALARREQRRRLFACYQSPAKSSGSDNVEQYREHFGTRLLLTCHNLRFRLQCIPQDESSASGVEQQVEPYITSLALYDAKANRKLSENFYFNVNEQWAAQLLPNTPVPSSVAGCGVPRKSADSDERNSSSQAPHSLFDGVSAELLRANRQQFQQLRQCLLSVTAPHADIYLVVRVEKLLQSGIAQAAEPYLKAGKDPKLGQKVYKAAKNCAHHIGHYRQPFAWAARPLFKQYSHELDVDPKKEFEFSPIYRQELPKLKDDELLKLLVDFRKPEKLSKLTIIPGSLKMQMQFLDQTTPCGLSKSLAPLSTYNPSSKQSPTIELAEFQSQSERDAHPYTSFCNHLYVYPLSLQFDSQKLFSRARNITVVVELRDGDGEYSKPLKCIYGRPGQDLLVSQIACPVLHHNVTPTWYEEIKLRLPLGLFPEHHLLFSFYHVSCNLSKKREANAAFETPIGYAWLPLLQKNRICLEEQQLPVAATLPVGYLSIQPLGWGKGQNCGPDIQWIDNQRNLYTVGLRLDSTVLTADQHLHNFFGHCERLLEGGKTGAVPAETETCKILKAAHAIDMKSLINYLPTLLNELFTLLVHTQSEEIGLNVIRLITNIIHLISDQAKRPDLLAAYVKYVFHAPYYSQQTARQRTVHGELCRHLPYLLNPSNPDFLIVNKFMRYSSIFFDLIVKSMAQHLLATGRIRMLRNERFPKEYADRVEQLIKVLMPYITTRYEDLGEETHLLNRSLAKFVRQCLSYMDRGFVFRLIRCYMADFSPGNTRILHEYKFNFLQEICQHEHYVPLNLPFVLNPKNRPPEMMQHFTLSEQFCRQHFLSGLLLQELKSSLNEIGHVRRHALGIFKDLLAKHELDNRYQQRGQLSRIALLYVPWLGVVMDNIHRIDDLSESGACTPNGHVYADSASYTKRLSCSSSYVFSKDSSTFGSLTSTPRSKNRLTLHCDQPSPYRTSVHIKEHNYLAAIAGQPISNGISNLSLNSNTDSGDTTTIGAYTNGDADVALRNGHNRSVSVTHAQILSRCDKFSSAESKDLLLGFLFIIKHLSQDQMVGWWQNCNESETLQFLSILDLCLLQFRYVGKKSVVITPDTRQGRSAKANTLPARTQPPTGLENGNQEQLPNSGTLNQTREHLLEDMDTLARSQLALYESNLATEVGMIILDCLGMYVLQFRQLLADSLILPKVARVYLRFLQLGQSERLSKHVFAALRAFINNYAVALFKGNAMLCGQMVYELLKACDSRLVEIRHESCAVLYLLMRSNFEFSGRKALTRVHLQVIISVSQMIGNVIGLNNARFQESLSIINSYANSDKAMKGTGFPMEVKDLTRRVRTVLMATAQMQAHHMDPERLLELQYSLANSYASTPELRHTWLVTMARNHEQNGNLSEAACCHLHIAALMCEYLRLKGGCTLSWSSTAFKKISTNIPRDEQGLKLDAGAQDSQYTEQMLLEQLKQCADFLDRAERFECLGELYKLILPMYERDRSFLDLAHCYEHLTQAYNKIVEVNRSGKRMLGRFYRVVFYGMMYFEEDHAIEYVYKEPKLTSLSEISERLGKQYKDKFGADVVKMIMDSSPVKVDELDAKLAYIQVTHVIPFFSKDELDQRLNEFEQNHDVDTFMYETPFTKSGAARGSVEEQWKRKTVIKTQYSFPYVLKRIPVKSREIIELSPIEVAIDEMQSKVSELEEIILPPADVKKLQLRLQGSVAVTVNAGPLAYAHAFLDAKVVNNFSLDRVADLKDVFRDFIVVCQKALFLNERIISADQKEYHHVLKENYEKLCQALSELLDDESFQPLGDDADSINQRNSMALFNAISGASNNSSTA
- the LOC119548719 gene encoding dedicator of cytokinesis protein 9 isoform X6 codes for the protein MERKFTRGLNKLGSAVQMRENVSQLVRESAVLMNCTGRYQRSLSIANKPLVVEPIDFEAFIAKNKTVIQNDPQRELLIYPADDVSEIIMPRKLRTNAKSVADRFDPPNEAIVCPLHGPSIISNGNGHSQVSRQGSIQSNGSHHNGNGHTSSSSSSSLTNSNGHGQLSRKSSQCSNGSSSHKDSSYESALSSITLRSNLAQPEEVDEFADDGHGEDLVDGQPHGSRAECTRFTRQALYTYRAKNHLIHYKYNAYGGNCHDLPSVSPAEELLEEVYEIDADQDRIDEQMTRSQADTITKQGYLLKGPDSASDRMFANIGNKSFKRRYCYLRQEIDGTYILELHKDEKQGEAKATIVMDFCTDVVQNPKRGRFCFELRMTTGHKSFTLAAENEQDFKDWLSKISSVLAQNRAQEEKRNASLERQPSISSNPSPQLQPPAMEPQIFGTLKGLDQSLHPQLMKYGRETDHSIALARREQRRRLFACYQSPAKSSGSDNVEQYREHFGTRLLLTCHNLRFRLQCIPQDESSASGVEQQVEPYITSLALYDAKANRKLSENFYFNVNEQWAAQLLPNTPVPSSVAGCGVPRKSADSDERNSSSQAPHSLFDGVSAELLRANRQQFQQLRQCLLSVTAPHADIYLVVRVEKLLQSGIAQAAEPYLKAGKDPKLGQKVYKAAKNCAHHIGHYRQPFAWAARPLFKQYSHELDVDPKKEFEFSPIYRQELPKLKDDELLKLLVDFRKPEKLSKLTIIPGSLKMQMQFLDQTTPCGLSKSLAPLSTYNPSSKQSPTIELAEFQSQSERDAHPYTSFCNHLYVYPLSLQFDSQKLFSRARNITVVVELRDGDGEYSKPLKCIYGRPGQDLLVSQIACPVLHHNVTPTWYEEIKLRLPLGLFPEHHLLFSFYHVSCNLSKKREANAAFETPIGYAWLPLLQKNRICLEEQQLPVAATLPVGYLSIQPLGWGKGQNCGPDIQWIDNQRNLYTVGLRLDSTVLTADQHLHNFFGHCERLLEGGKTGAVPAETETCKILKAAHAIDMKSLINYLPTLLNELFTLLVHTQSEEIGLNVIRLITNIIHLISDQAKRPDLLAAYVKYVFHAPYYSQQTARQRTVHGELCRHLPYLLNPSNPDFLIVNKFMRYSSIFFDLIVKSMAQHLLATGRIRMLRNERFPKEYADRVEQLIKVLMPYITTRYEDLGEETHLLNRSLAKFVRQCLSYMDRGFVFRLIRCYMADFSPGNTRILHEYKFNFLQEICQHEHYVPLNLPFVLNPKNRPPEMMQHFTLSEQFCRQHFLSGLLLQELKSSLNEIGHVRRHALGIFKDLLAKHELDNRYQQRGQLSRIALLYVPWLGVVMDNIHRIDDLSESGACTPNGHVYADSASYTKRLSCSSSYVFSKDSSTFGSLTSTPRSKNRLTLHCDQPSPYRTSVHIKEHNYLAAIAGQPISNGISNLSLNSNTDSGHSQDTTTIGAYTNGDADVALRNGHNRSVSVTHAQILSRCDKFSSAESKDLLLGFLFIIKHLSQDQMVGWWQNCNESETLQFLSILDLCLLQFRYVGKKSVVITPDTRQGRSAKANTLPARTQPPTGLENGNQEQLPNSGTLNQTREHLLEDMDTLARSQLALYESNLATEVGMIILDCLGMYVLQFRQLLADSLILPKVARVYLRFLQLGQSERLSKHVFAALRAFINNYAVALFKGNAMLCGQMVYELLKACDSRLVEIRHESCAVLYLLMRSNFEFSGRKALTRVHLQVIISVSQMIGNVIGLNNARFQESLSIINSYANSDKAMKGTGFPMEVKDLTRRVRTVLMATAQMQAHHMDPERLLELQYSLANSYASTPELRHTWLVTMARNHEQNGNLSEAACCHLHIAALMCEYLRLKGGCTLSWSSTAFKKISTNIPRDEQGLKLDAGAQDSQYTEQMLLEQLKQCADFLDRAERFECLGELYKLILPMYERDRSFLDLAHCYEHLTQAYNKIVEVNRSGKRMLGRFYRVVFYGMMYFEEDHAIEYVYKEPKLTSLSEISERLGKQYKDKFGADVVKMIMDSSPVKVDELDAKLAYIQVTHVIPFFSKDELDQRLNEFEQNHDVDTFMYETPFTKSGAARGSVEEQWKRKTVIKTQYSFPYVLKRIPVKSREIIELSPIEVAIDEMQSKVSELEEIILPPADVKKLQLRLQGSVAVTVNAGPLAYAHAFLDAKVVNNFSLDRVADLKDVFRDFIVVCQKALFLNERIISADQKEYHHVLKENYEKLCQALSELLDDESFQPLGDDADSINQRNSMALFNAISGASNNSSTA